A single genomic interval of Saccharospirillum mangrovi harbors:
- a CDS encoding FAD:protein FMN transferase, with the protein MQRSLRLDWQGDAWLGRFDAMASPCEVLLALPQTQRELARRLLKVAADEVWRIEQRYSRYRTDNLFAALHAQPGQSQRVDAETARLLNFAEQAWRLSDGRFDLTSGLLRQVWKFDGSDRLPTAEAVAALLPRIGWQQLDWRSDDAGAKGEITGGWLTIPAGMELDFGGIGKEYAADRALGLCLQAIPARWRSSGILVNLGGDLACSGPRADQQPWRVGVEAPEQEGQSALMLKLAKGGLATSGDSRRFLLCDGRRYSHLLDPITGWPVENAPRSVTVAAPSCIQSGLVASLAMLAGADARAFLEQTGLPYWIVDA; encoded by the coding sequence ATGCAGCGCTCGCTGCGTCTGGACTGGCAAGGGGATGCCTGGCTGGGGCGTTTTGACGCCATGGCCAGCCCCTGTGAGGTGCTGCTTGCCTTGCCACAGACGCAGCGGGAACTGGCACGACGTTTGTTGAAGGTGGCGGCAGACGAAGTCTGGCGCATTGAACAGCGCTACAGCCGCTATCGCACCGACAATCTGTTTGCCGCCTTGCACGCTCAACCGGGGCAGTCTCAGCGCGTCGATGCCGAAACGGCCCGGCTGCTGAATTTCGCCGAGCAGGCCTGGCGGCTGTCGGACGGTCGTTTTGACCTGACATCCGGCCTGCTGCGCCAGGTGTGGAAATTCGATGGCAGCGACCGTCTGCCCACGGCAGAAGCAGTAGCCGCCCTGTTGCCACGCATAGGCTGGCAACAACTGGATTGGCGTTCAGATGACGCCGGCGCCAAAGGCGAAATTACCGGCGGCTGGCTGACAATCCCGGCTGGCATGGAGCTGGATTTCGGCGGCATCGGCAAAGAATACGCCGCCGACCGGGCGCTGGGTTTGTGCCTGCAAGCCATTCCGGCGCGTTGGCGCAGCAGTGGCATTCTGGTCAATCTGGGTGGCGATTTAGCGTGCAGTGGCCCCAGGGCCGATCAGCAACCCTGGCGGGTTGGGGTGGAAGCGCCGGAGCAGGAAGGGCAGTCGGCATTAATGCTGAAACTGGCGAAAGGTGGACTGGCAACATCCGGCGACAGCCGTCGGTTTCTATTGTGTGACGGCCGCCGATACAGCCATTTGCTCGACCCGATTACCGGCTGGCCGGTGGAAAACGCGCCGCGTTCAGTAACGGTGGCGGCACCCAGCTGCATTCAAAGCGGTCTGGTCGCCAGTCTGGCGATGCTCGCCGGCGCCGATGCACGCGCTTTTCTCGAACAGACCGGCTTGCCTTACTGGATTGTCGACGCCTGA
- a CDS encoding Y-family DNA polymerase: MTETTPLWLYLHFPLLALEARFGEAAQTQAAFLTDTDGRSVRQCNAVAQAQGVQPGMTLRTAYCLVETVLQAPYDATLESQQLRRLAVLCYRHCADIRLCPPLGLCLEIGSMLRWHGSPQVLLDALEAALQRSGHRYQLSLGHTPLSARLLAETQRNWRELDRDGERDRLAALPVERLALPLEPRDVQALAAMGLKNLAQLRRAPRSELGYRFGVALINHLNALEQPRVLGERFVLPPRFNERLELWHEVDSAEALIFPIKRLLHALEAYLAACQLSTSELQLELEHREAPPTRVPVRLTSAAVGQDAWQLLVALALERLTLPEAVLAIRLRAEALIEYGGTEGDLLGDTRPQADAQRLLSLLTSKLGATAIQQPSAGADWRPLHASPLLNPGDLPPAAPIFPRAQPALLLPQPKAVERDDYQLLSGPERIALPAWVQADGFQRDYYRAWHLPSRSCHWISRDHQGRWHCEGVFA; encoded by the coding sequence ATGACAGAAACCACGCCGCTTTGGCTCTATCTGCATTTTCCGCTGCTGGCACTGGAAGCCCGCTTTGGCGAGGCAGCCCAGACGCAAGCCGCCTTTCTGACCGATACCGACGGCCGCAGCGTGCGCCAGTGTAACGCCGTCGCTCAGGCACAAGGCGTGCAACCGGGCATGACGTTGCGTACCGCCTATTGTCTGGTTGAAACAGTGCTACAAGCGCCATACGACGCCACGCTGGAAAGCCAGCAACTGCGCCGTTTGGCGGTGTTGTGCTATCGCCACTGCGCAGATATTCGGCTGTGCCCGCCGCTCGGGCTGTGTCTGGAAATCGGTTCCATGCTGCGCTGGCACGGCAGCCCGCAGGTGTTGCTCGATGCGCTGGAGGCGGCGTTGCAGCGCAGCGGCCATCGTTATCAGTTATCACTCGGCCACACCCCGTTGAGCGCCCGGTTGCTGGCCGAAACGCAGCGAAACTGGCGTGAGCTGGATCGCGACGGTGAACGTGACCGTTTGGCGGCGTTGCCGGTCGAGCGTCTGGCGTTGCCGCTGGAACCGCGCGATGTCCAGGCGCTGGCCGCCATGGGTTTGAAAAATCTGGCACAACTGCGCCGTGCGCCGCGCTCGGAACTGGGCTATCGCTTTGGTGTGGCTTTGATCAACCACCTGAACGCGCTGGAACAGCCACGAGTGCTGGGCGAGCGCTTTGTGCTACCGCCCCGTTTCAATGAGCGCCTGGAACTGTGGCACGAGGTCGACTCGGCCGAAGCGCTGATCTTCCCGATCAAACGCCTGCTGCACGCTTTGGAAGCCTATCTGGCCGCGTGTCAGCTGAGCACCAGCGAGTTGCAGTTGGAGCTGGAACATCGAGAAGCACCGCCGACCCGCGTTCCAGTTCGGTTGACCAGCGCTGCCGTCGGGCAGGACGCCTGGCAACTGCTGGTCGCGTTGGCGTTGGAGCGTCTGACGTTACCCGAAGCCGTGTTGGCAATTCGACTGCGCGCCGAGGCGCTGATCGAATACGGCGGTACCGAGGGCGATTTATTGGGCGACACCCGGCCACAGGCCGATGCCCAGCGGTTGCTGTCGCTGCTGACCTCCAAGCTGGGCGCGACGGCCATTCAGCAACCCAGCGCCGGTGCCGATTGGCGACCACTGCATGCTAGCCCTTTGCTCAATCCTGGCGATTTACCGCCGGCCGCGCCGATATTCCCGCGTGCTCAGCCGGCCTTGCTGTTGCCGCAGCCTAAAGCAGTCGAGCGCGACGATTACCAACTGCTCAGCGGCCCGGAGCGCATCGCCCTGCCCGCCTGGGTGCAAGCAGACGGCTTCCAGCGCGATTATTACCGCGCCTGGCATTTACCCAGCCGCAGTTGCCACTGGATCAGCCGTGACCACCAGGGCCGTTGGCACTGCGAGGGGGTGTTCGCATGA
- a CDS encoding DUF3570 domain-containing protein, with translation MKSDTSLTRPGAALGASLAAIGCAVLQGLPNQAMAGELENWDFDAAVLQYTESNDRVEATEAVLGATRNFDSETSLNFKLTLDTLTGASPNGAMPSDQPQTFTRPSGRGSYTVEAGDLPLDDTFRDTRYTGNIQWSAPLGRDWSYSGGVHYSTEHDYESRGGNASLSRYFNNKNTTVTLATSLSLDVLTPEGGVPVGLSAMAEPGSGSFSVDFDASRDGKEADKQVTDVIFGVTQIINRRSLMQFNYSLSYNNGYLTDPYKIVSVYDTAGGTLQGYRYEQRPDSRLKQALFWQGKYQFDGGDILDGSYRFLFDDWGMTSHTVDARYRWRFGHQYLEPQVRWYSQSAIDAYQPYVTSAQLADDPQALTADYRLGDFDAWTLGVRYGYRFDEKTELYTRLAAYRQMPRDFGSDNSSDTTPADAGDLPEMTAVMLTIGGRF, from the coding sequence ATGAAATCGGATACTTCATTGACGCGTCCGGGCGCAGCGCTCGGCGCCAGTCTGGCGGCCATCGGTTGCGCTGTGTTGCAGGGCCTGCCCAACCAGGCCATGGCCGGTGAGCTGGAAAACTGGGACTTCGACGCCGCCGTGCTGCAATACACCGAAAGCAATGACCGGGTTGAAGCCACCGAGGCGGTGTTGGGTGCGACGCGCAACTTCGACAGCGAAACCAGCCTGAACTTCAAGCTGACGCTGGATACGCTGACCGGCGCTTCGCCCAATGGCGCCATGCCGTCGGATCAGCCGCAGACGTTCACCCGACCGTCCGGTCGTGGCAGTTACACCGTCGAGGCTGGCGATCTGCCGCTGGACGACACCTTCCGCGATACCCGTTACACCGGCAACATCCAATGGTCAGCCCCGCTGGGTCGCGATTGGAGCTATTCCGGTGGCGTGCATTATTCGACCGAGCACGACTATGAATCGCGCGGTGGCAACGCCAGCCTGTCGCGCTATTTCAACAACAAGAACACCACCGTCACGCTGGCGACGAGTCTGTCGCTGGACGTACTGACGCCCGAAGGTGGCGTTCCGGTGGGTCTCAGCGCCATGGCCGAGCCGGGCAGTGGCAGCTTCAGCGTCGATTTCGATGCCAGCCGTGATGGCAAAGAAGCCGACAAACAGGTCACAGACGTGATATTCGGCGTCACTCAGATCATCAACCGCCGCTCGCTGATGCAGTTCAACTACAGCCTCAGCTACAACAACGGCTACCTGACTGACCCGTACAAGATCGTCAGTGTCTACGATACCGCTGGCGGAACCTTGCAGGGCTACCGTTACGAGCAGCGCCCGGACAGCCGACTCAAGCAGGCGTTGTTCTGGCAGGGCAAATACCAGTTCGACGGCGGTGACATCCTCGATGGCAGCTACCGCTTCCTGTTCGACGACTGGGGCATGACGTCTCACACCGTGGATGCGCGTTACCGCTGGCGCTTTGGTCACCAGTATCTGGAACCGCAGGTGCGCTGGTACAGCCAGTCCGCCATCGATGCCTACCAGCCGTATGTCACCAGCGCGCAGTTGGCGGACGACCCGCAGGCACTGACGGCTGACTATCGACTGGGCGATTTCGACGCCTGGACGCTGGGCGTGCGCTATGGTTACCGCTTCGACGAGAAAACCGAGCTCTACACCCGTTTGGCGGCCTATCGACAAATGCCTCGTGACTTTGGTTCTGACAACAGTTCTGACACCACTCCAGCCGATGCCGGTGATCTGCCCGAGATGACCGCCGTGATGCTGACCATCGGTGGGCGTTTCTGA
- a CDS encoding error-prone DNA polymerase, whose translation MSAPFDYAELHCLTNHSFLRGASHPDELVLRAAELGYRALAITDECSVAGVVKAWRPIKDKRVSLQLIIGSEFRFDDQLLVLLATNRAGYAQLCQLITRARRRSDKGDYRIQRADFEQQLDDCLCLWQPSGHPDDLKRLHGFQKDFPDRCWVLVENLLDEGAFKRAERACNLASQAGIPAVCANAVLMHRPERKELQDALTAIRHRQSLDQIWPELKPNAENHLRSFNKLRSLYPADLLAQTMVIADRCRFDLSELSYSYPSDLVPGQFSAPEYLRLLVRQGARRRHPQGTTEAFERQLDTELALIREKGYEHYFLTVYDIVRFARSQGILCQGRGSAANSAVCYCLGITEVDPVAGKLVFERFISSGRHEPPDIDVDFEHERREEVIQYLYRRYGRKRAALAATVISYRPKSAVRDVGRALGLDLAQLERRLANYGWRYRSKNWIDELVQDTGLGLSAQQIAVFKRLLAAILGFPRHLSQHVGGFVLTDQRIADYVPIENATMADRTVIQWDKDDLEAVGLMKVDVLALGMLTAVRKTLDLIRQHQGEAIRLQNINRNDADVYAMIQRADTIGVFQIESRAQMSMLPRLKPKQFYDLVVQVAIVRPGPIHGDMVHPYLRRRLGQEKVDYPNAALEDILKRTLGIPIFQEQVISLAQKAANFTADEANTLRSSMASWKKTGHISDLRGKLQANMRANGYSEEFIQRINRQIEGFGEYGFPESHATGFAMIAYVSAWLKHYHPAAFCCALLNSLPMGFYSASQLVQDVRRHGVEVRPVDINASDWDSTLEPANEGWAIRLGLRRVKRLSDNAALALVAQRPEGGYRHLRQLEGVPGLTRRDLDALAAADAFHSLVEHRHQARWESAALNLQAPLLKDAFDTRTEADSYTLPAPDALDNLAEDYHSQGLTLGPHPVRLLRERGQLPVSCPADQLLVLAEAEQARLQRLAEQHGLPLPDHVRLPVQVLGLVTNRQMPKTSTRITFVTLEDDTGNINVIVRLSLAQSSLKVLTTRSLIRVSGTLEKAFDNDVIHVLADRLEALDAEVELRIRSRDYH comes from the coding sequence ATGAGTGCGCCTTTCGATTACGCCGAACTGCACTGCCTGACCAACCACAGCTTCCTGCGCGGCGCCTCGCATCCAGACGAACTGGTGTTACGCGCCGCCGAGCTGGGTTACCGCGCACTGGCGATTACCGATGAATGCTCAGTCGCCGGCGTGGTCAAAGCCTGGCGACCGATCAAAGACAAGCGGGTGTCGCTGCAACTGATCATCGGCAGCGAATTCCGCTTCGACGACCAGCTTTTGGTACTGCTGGCAACCAACCGGGCTGGCTACGCTCAGTTGTGCCAACTGATCACTCGGGCGAGACGGCGCAGTGACAAAGGTGATTACCGCATCCAGCGGGCTGACTTCGAACAGCAACTCGATGATTGCCTTTGCCTGTGGCAGCCCAGTGGGCATCCGGACGACCTGAAACGTCTACACGGTTTCCAAAAAGACTTTCCCGACCGCTGCTGGGTACTGGTTGAAAACCTGCTCGACGAAGGTGCTTTCAAGCGCGCCGAGCGCGCCTGTAATCTGGCAAGCCAGGCCGGTATTCCGGCCGTTTGTGCCAATGCGGTATTGATGCATCGGCCCGAACGCAAGGAACTGCAAGACGCCCTTACCGCTATTCGTCATCGTCAGTCGCTGGACCAGATCTGGCCGGAACTGAAACCCAACGCCGAAAACCATCTGCGCTCTTTCAATAAGCTGCGCTCGCTTTACCCGGCCGACTTGCTGGCACAGACGATGGTTATTGCCGATCGTTGCCGTTTCGATCTGAGTGAGTTGAGTTACAGCTACCCCAGCGATCTGGTGCCGGGCCAGTTCAGCGCGCCGGAATATCTGCGTCTGCTGGTGCGCCAGGGCGCCAGACGACGGCATCCGCAAGGCACCACCGAAGCGTTTGAGCGTCAGCTCGATACCGAATTGGCACTGATCCGGGAGAAAGGTTACGAGCACTATTTTCTCACCGTCTACGACATCGTTCGTTTTGCCCGCTCTCAGGGTATTTTGTGCCAGGGGCGTGGTTCGGCGGCCAATTCGGCGGTCTGTTATTGCCTGGGCATCACCGAGGTCGATCCGGTGGCCGGCAAGCTGGTGTTCGAGCGTTTTATCTCCAGCGGCCGGCACGAGCCGCCAGACATCGATGTCGACTTCGAACACGAACGCCGCGAGGAAGTCATTCAGTACCTGTATCGCCGCTACGGCCGCAAACGCGCCGCGCTGGCCGCGACTGTGATCAGCTACCGGCCCAAAAGCGCGGTGCGCGACGTCGGCCGGGCGCTGGGGCTGGATCTGGCGCAACTGGAACGACGCCTTGCCAACTACGGCTGGCGCTATCGCTCTAAGAATTGGATCGACGAATTAGTGCAGGACACCGGCCTGGGCCTGTCGGCGCAGCAGATTGCAGTGTTTAAACGATTGCTGGCCGCAATTCTTGGGTTTCCGCGCCATCTGTCGCAGCACGTCGGTGGTTTTGTGCTGACCGATCAGCGCATTGCTGACTATGTGCCCATCGAAAACGCCACCATGGCCGACCGCACCGTTATCCAATGGGACAAAGACGATCTCGAAGCCGTCGGCCTGATGAAAGTCGATGTGCTGGCGCTAGGCATGTTGACGGCCGTACGCAAGACGCTGGATCTGATTCGCCAGCACCAGGGCGAAGCCATTCGCTTGCAGAACATCAACCGCAACGACGCCGACGTCTACGCCATGATTCAACGCGCCGACACCATTGGTGTGTTCCAGATTGAATCGCGCGCTCAGATGAGCATGTTGCCGCGGCTGAAACCGAAGCAGTTCTACGACCTCGTAGTTCAGGTCGCCATCGTCCGGCCGGGGCCGATTCACGGCGACATGGTGCATCCCTACCTGCGCCGACGGCTCGGCCAGGAGAAAGTGGATTATCCCAATGCGGCACTGGAAGACATCCTCAAGCGCACCCTGGGCATTCCTATTTTCCAGGAGCAGGTTATCTCCCTCGCGCAAAAGGCAGCGAACTTCACCGCCGACGAAGCCAACACCCTGAGGTCTTCCATGGCGAGCTGGAAAAAAACCGGACATATCAGTGACTTACGCGGCAAACTTCAAGCGAATATGCGCGCCAACGGCTACAGCGAAGAGTTCATTCAGCGCATCAACCGGCAGATTGAAGGTTTCGGCGAATACGGTTTTCCCGAGTCGCATGCCACCGGCTTCGCGATGATTGCTTACGTCTCCGCCTGGCTGAAGCATTACCACCCGGCGGCCTTTTGTTGCGCGCTGCTGAACAGCCTGCCGATGGGCTTTTATTCGGCGTCGCAACTGGTGCAGGACGTGCGTCGGCACGGCGTTGAAGTGCGGCCGGTCGACATCAACGCCAGCGACTGGGATTCAACGTTGGAACCTGCCAATGAAGGCTGGGCAATCCGGCTGGGGTTGCGCCGGGTGAAACGACTCAGCGACAACGCCGCTCTGGCGCTTGTGGCGCAACGGCCCGAGGGCGGCTACCGGCATTTGCGGCAACTGGAAGGTGTTCCCGGCCTGACCCGGCGTGATCTGGATGCACTGGCCGCCGCCGACGCCTTTCACAGCCTGGTGGAACACCGCCATCAGGCGCGTTGGGAAAGTGCCGCTTTGAATCTGCAAGCGCCGTTGTTGAAAGACGCCTTCGACACCCGTACCGAAGCCGATTCCTACACCCTGCCCGCGCCCGATGCGCTGGATAACCTGGCCGAGGATTATCACAGCCAGGGTCTGACACTGGGACCGCACCCGGTACGACTGCTGCGCGAACGCGGCCAGTTACCCGTCAGTTGCCCGGCCGACCAGTTACTGGTGCTGGCCGAAGCCGAACAGGCGCGGCTACAGCGGCTGGCCGAGCAACACGGCTTGCCGTTGCCGGATCATGTCCGTTTGCCAGTGCAGGTGCTGGGCCTGGTCACCAACCGGCAAATGCCCAAGACATCAACCCGCATTACCTTTGTGACGCTGGAAGACGACACCGGCAACATCAACGTCATTGTGCGGCTGTCGTTGGCGCAGTCGTCACTGAAAGTGCTGACCACGCGCAGTCTGATCCGCGTCAGCGGCACGCTGGAGAAAGCCTTCGATAACGACGTGATTCATGTGCTGGCCGACCGGCTGGAGGCGCTCGACGCCGAGGTCGAACTGCGCATTCGCTCGCGCGACTACCATTGA
- a CDS encoding LysR family transcriptional regulator produces the protein MKLPPLKALPVFEAVARLNSFSRAATELNVSQSAVSHQIQQLEAYLGEELFHRQGRHLSLTAEGRHYQDAVSSALFQLERASEQVQGRVDTRVRIAMYSSIAVRWLIPRLPTLQRQHPQLDLALEMMNESPLLSDRVADCFITLQGEHRGFTTDLLYCERMFAITSRPFWQAMCADWQQAGLIDSNEPEQIDPAWLLRYPLLSTYSIYDIHTEDWRRWFAQAGISLPDSTRVQHFSHMLMALEAARHHQGLALTNDYMHTVDDDPELVRLPCHSLITGDRFYFAFKTARRDENGIRLLRQWIRQQAVASGLLDASAIPAAQ, from the coding sequence ATGAAACTGCCACCCCTGAAAGCCTTGCCCGTATTCGAAGCCGTTGCTCGCTTAAACAGCTTTTCCCGGGCCGCCACCGAGCTGAACGTCAGCCAGAGCGCGGTCAGCCATCAGATTCAGCAGTTGGAAGCCTATTTGGGCGAGGAGTTGTTTCATCGCCAAGGCCGCCATCTCAGTCTGACCGCCGAAGGCCGGCATTATCAGGACGCAGTAAGTTCGGCCCTGTTTCAGTTGGAGCGTGCCAGCGAGCAGGTACAGGGCCGGGTGGATACCCGGGTGCGCATCGCCATGTACAGCTCCATTGCGGTGCGGTGGCTGATTCCCCGCTTGCCGACCTTGCAGCGCCAGCATCCGCAGTTGGATCTGGCGCTGGAAATGATGAACGAATCGCCGTTGTTGTCGGATCGGGTCGCCGATTGTTTTATCACGCTGCAAGGCGAACACCGCGGCTTTACCACCGATCTGCTCTACTGCGAACGCATGTTCGCCATCACCAGCCGGCCATTCTGGCAGGCCATGTGCGCCGATTGGCAGCAAGCCGGCCTGATTGACAGCAATGAGCCGGAGCAGATCGACCCGGCCTGGCTGTTGCGCTATCCGCTGTTGTCGACCTACAGCATCTACGACATCCACACCGAAGACTGGCGCCGCTGGTTTGCCCAGGCTGGCATATCGCTGCCGGACAGCACTCGCGTGCAGCATTTCAGCCACATGCTGATGGCCCTGGAAGCGGCGCGACATCACCAGGGCCTGGCGCTGACCAACGACTACATGCACACCGTCGACGACGATCCGGAGCTGGTGCGACTGCCGTGCCACAGCCTGATAACGGGCGACCGGTTCTATTTCGCCTTCAAGACGGCCCGGCGCGATGAAAACGGCATTCGACTGTTGCGCCAGTGGATTCGTCAGCAGGCGGTCGCCAGCGGCTTGCTGGACGCCTCGGCAATTCCCGCCGCTCAATAA
- a CDS encoding DMT family transporter codes for MSGKTVPSAILLLIIGNALALLSDVIIKLQDANAPIFQFILVRTLCTLTLLLPLIRQVDRTALLAGWKVHLLRAHISIFGIVCMIVALKTLPLATANAVFYAAPLLVMLLGVVFVGERLSVPSLVAVLSGFLGIVVILRPVAFDWASLSAVGVAFTLAIGVLLVRKLPAGQSTVHSLVLVHLMMLPTLVVLTLVEAAPWDSSLVLSAFGSAFFILCYQVTVLKAYRWVAANRVTSAEYTGLIWAILGGWAFFGEQPDVYFILGALMIVLPLLWLGWHEHRPRRKLRPQHELQASTIQ; via the coding sequence ATGTCGGGCAAAACCGTCCCCAGCGCCATTCTGTTGCTGATCATCGGCAACGCCCTGGCGTTGCTGTCGGACGTCATCATCAAACTGCAGGACGCCAACGCGCCGATTTTCCAATTCATCCTGGTGCGCACGCTGTGCACCCTGACTTTGCTGTTACCGCTGATTCGTCAGGTCGATCGCACAGCCTTGCTGGCAGGTTGGAAGGTTCATCTGTTGCGCGCCCACATCAGCATCTTCGGCATCGTCTGCATGATCGTCGCACTGAAAACCCTGCCGCTGGCAACGGCCAATGCCGTCTTCTACGCCGCGCCTTTGCTGGTGATGTTGTTGGGCGTGGTGTTTGTCGGTGAACGTTTGAGCGTGCCCAGCCTGGTGGCCGTGCTCAGTGGTTTTCTGGGCATTGTCGTGATTCTGCGCCCGGTGGCGTTTGACTGGGCCAGCCTCAGTGCGGTCGGCGTCGCCTTTACGCTGGCCATCGGTGTGCTGCTGGTGCGCAAACTGCCGGCCGGTCAATCGACCGTGCATTCGCTGGTGTTGGTGCATTTGATGATGTTGCCGACCTTGGTCGTATTAACTCTGGTCGAAGCCGCCCCTTGGGATTCCAGCCTGGTGCTGTCGGCCTTTGGTTCGGCGTTTTTCATTCTGTGTTATCAGGTGACGGTGCTGAAAGCCTACCGTTGGGTGGCAGCGAACCGGGTGACCAGTGCGGAATACACCGGCCTGATCTGGGCGATCCTCGGTGGCTGGGCGTTCTTTGGCGAGCAGCCAGACGTCTACTTCATTCTGGGTGCGTTGATGATTGTACTGCCGCTGCTGTGGTTGGGTTGGCACGAACACCGTCCGCGCCGGAAACTGCGCCCACAACACGAGCTTCAGGCGTCGACAATCCAGTAA